In the genome of Parus major isolate Abel chromosome 3, Parus_major1.1, whole genome shotgun sequence, the window TGTGATCCAGAAACAGGTCATGTGGTGAGGATGAAAGGTGCAAACCTGAGTTCTCATGGAGGAACAAAGATTCCTTCACAGGCACTTCCCACACTGGGGACAATGTCCCTCACTGTCCAGCACTGAGGCAATACTTGGGGTTATAACTGAAGCAGTATTTGAGGGAATATTAGGGGAAGTTACAATTCGTGTCCCTCTTCCTCAGCAAGAAAAGGATCAACTAAGGGACAAAACTAGTTGTAGCATTTTTCATGTAATAAAAGCTGCCCCATACAGGACctagaaaattttaaatgctataATTCTCTGTAAGGCAAATTAGAACACCTCCAGTTCCACCCTCTTCCTCACTACCATATGGAAAGTGACCAAATTTTTTCCAGAATATGTGAAATCTTGTATCATACATAATAAATTAAATCTATTCTCTCTTAGGCAAtctctcccagccctcccctATCTTAGGAAATCTGATCAAAAAATAGCAGAGCTTCACTTTTTATGGAGGAATTCTCCAACAGGCTCTGGTAGACCCCTAAGTTCTCCAGAACCACGTTTATTTtcattgaatcacagaatatcctgagctggaaaggacctaCAAGGGccatcaagtccagctcctggccctgaacagaaaaaccccaaaaacagcATTGCATGCCTGAGACCATTATCCAAATACTCTTTTATGTAGGCCACAACTCATTGTCAGTAGATTCCAGGCCTGGAAGAACCAAATTCTTCTGTCTGTGCTCACGGTGCTCCACTTGCTGTTCCCTTTGCAGATCGACAGCATGCAGGCCCTGCTCCACTGCCCCAGCGTGCTGGTGTGTGTAGGCCGGGAGCCATTCAAACCTATATCCATGGAGAATTTGAGGAAACACTCGGTGGAGAAGCTGCCCAACCTGCCTCCCCGCTCCAACAATGGCAACAATGTCAACGAGAACAATGACAGTAAGAAAACCTCGGGGCCGTGTCGCGCAGTCAAACCCAGGCCTGTGTCCCACAGCATGGGGATTACGGGCCCCTATTGTGCTGCCCCAAAGTACAGATTTCATGTGGAAAATgcacttccctctccctgcctcccagGCCTTTCCATCctccccttctttttctctggtttCCTTCTAGGatttcctccctgcagcccctaGTCTTTCTTTTACATGCTCCCCATGTCTGGCTGACTTCCCTTCCACTTTCATATCTCTAggtctccttttccttccagaaatcCCTCCTTTCCTGTGTCTGTCCTCCCAGACCCTTGAGATTTCCCACGAATCCTCGATCCCCTCGTTGTCTGTCCTATCATGCCTTCACTCCTGCATTTTCCTGCACCAGGACCAGAGGGTGCCCTGGTTCTGACTCAGTTTCTCCTGCAAGTTACAGCTGGCTTTTTGGGAACAAAGTGTGTTTTAATTGAAAGATTATGTTCGGGAAGGAGTATGATATGGATTATCAGGATTATATTTCTTTGGCACTTCATCATGAGTTATTTAAGGTCACAGGTAATTAAACCAACCACCTTCAGTAGcttgggaaaagaaacatcCCAATTCCAAAAGGCAATTTATCTCACCTCTATTAAGGATTTATTGTAGGATGAAATTAAATGTGCCCTGGAGGTGCATCTGTTTCTCTCCATTGTCAATACCAGGAGCTTAGAAAGATTCATTTGTGTGTTGCCAACAAGTTGTAGAAACTCAAGGACAGAGGCATCCTACGCTCACTGTTTAGACATAAAATATTGGAGAGAAACATGGGAATAAACTGGAGCTTTGCCCATAAAGAGACTGAGCAAATCTATCAGTTCAGTGATTAGGATGATTAGGGAAGAGCTATTTCAGCTGATTTCTATGTGCTCCTGTTCCACTTCCTTCCTAAAATTCCCTCCAACCAGCTGCATATCCATATGCCCATGGAGGCACAGGATTATCTGGGTATATGCACAAGGAAATTTTGGATAAACTTCTACTCGAAACAAGACAGATGAATGTCTTGTAAGACAACCTGATAGCAATGTATTCTTCTTGAAGTGAAGTGACCTAAACAAACCTATGCAGATcactgcacagaaaataaaaatgttcttccaATTGCAATTCCTAAATTCCCTTATTCTCCTTGATTTCTTCTACAACTCCCACTATTTCTCTTTGTAATTCTCACCAGCTTacaattcattttctgtttgttctttatgttttaataagaatataattattcttagtggcacatccctgcagggacTGGGTGTTACTCTGGTTAAAATGGCCACACATTTCCTGGAATATGAGTGGAGAAGTGGATGATGCATAATAAATGAGTGGTCAGCTAAGGAAGAGGGTCACTTCTCTATGTATTTTTCCCTGGTTAAATAAGCAGAATGAAAACCTCCACAGTTAAACAAAGGAATATTTGCAATGTGATAAAATGCTCAAACTCAGAGACTAAATTGctgtatatgtgtatgtgtaagCACATGTATGTataatttttctcacttttacttCCTGACATGCACTTAATAAAACAAAGTGTTTGTGgttcaatttgttttttaaaataaagttaacGTGTAGAAGACTTTATTATAGATTATTAATTCAAAACTTAATATTTAACAAGAAAGTTGGACTAGattgtcccttccaaccttaacTATTCTATGATTAATGGACATCATGAAGTCAATgacaaattttcaaattttgtaAATTGGCATAGGCTTGGCTTTAATGGAATAACATCAGGATTCAATAGTTTGAGGGTTTGACTTAGATATATATTTTGTCATCTTTATATGAGTTAACatctttctccatctttcttcaCTCCAGTGAACTTCGGACTGAAAGCCAAAAAAAGCGTTATCCATCCACGGTCAGCATCCAGCAACAGATCGATGAGATTTTCCTTGTCATCAGAAAAGTCATACCCCAATGGCCTTGTGGCCTCTCCAGACAACGGGGCACCCTTCTCCAATGGCTGCTCTCACCCAAAAGCTGGGGACCTGGTCCAGTCCTTGGTCAACGATGACATTGAGAAGCGGGTCCATGTGAACAAGGATGGGAGCTTGTCCGTGGAGATGAAGGTTCGCTTCCGTTTGCTCAATGATGAGACTTTGCAGTGGTCCACTCAGATCAAAAAGTCCAACCTGATGAACCGGCTGCCTTGTGAAGAGTCAGGAGTGGAGGAGGACAGTGGACTAGATCCCCTACGGAAAATGAACCCAGAAGCCAGCTCGGAAGCAGATGATTCCTTATATCCCTGTGATATCGATTCCTACATGTCCAAACTTGAGGAATCAGAATGTGACGAGGCCCACTGTCACAGCTGTGGAAAGAAACACCAGGACTATGACATTTGGAAGAACCCCATGCACATGTCCCAGAGGGAAGAGCCCAGCGTGCGAAGCACCTGGCACACGCGGTCGTCATGCTCCAGCACATCTTCCCGGAGAAGAGTAGTCCACAAAAAAATGACATCTGTAGATAGCATCCACACCACATCCAGCGAGGAATTCTCTGAGCACATTGTGAGAGAGTCCTCATCCTACTCAGAGACTATAAAGAACAGAGTGGCGTATCGATCCGTTAAAAAGTGTATGTGCCGAAGTGATTTATCTACCGGTGCTTCCAATGGAGAAGAACAGCAGGAATACACTCAGACAAGCACAGGAAACAGCCAGAGGCCTTCATCCTTGGGCTTGATGTCACATTCAAGCTGTGAAAACAACCTGGATACTCAAGACACCCCTGAAGACCAGGAGAtcaccaaaataatttcacaaaatGAGGATGCAAATTGTTTTGAAGCTTCCTCTGTGAAGTGCTtgaaggatgaggaggaagaggttgAAAGCAGCAGAGTTGGGAGTGTCATGTCCAGGTCATCTCTGCAGTCCAAGCAGAGCAAGAAGAACGTGTGTGAGGAAACGAGCAGCGTGGGCAGGAGCATGTCCTCCTCAAGCCTTCAGAAGGCAAATCAGGGAGACAACAGCCAGTGCTCCACCCCTGCCAACAGCGTGCACAGCAAGTCCAGTAACTGCACCACACCAAAAGAAAAGACTGAGCAGAGTGACCCCTCTGATGACAACCCAGTGGTGTCCTCTTTCTCCAGTGAGTCCTGCCCCAAGAAAGAGACTGAAGAggtggaagcagagcaggaagaaagtGAAGTCAATGAAGTCAGCTCAGTGTCAGCAAAAACTAAGCCAAGCCAGTCAATCAGGGGTGAGAGCAGTGAAGGGGAACAATGCTCTATGCAAGGAACCCACCGTTCCAAGGCTAGTGACATGAACAGCAAGAAAAGTGGCAGTGATGAGAACATTCCATGCAGTGTGTCTTGCTCTTCCAGAGGGTCCAGAAAGAGCAAACGCAGTCACATTCATTTGGATGCACAGTCTGAAATATCTGTCTCTTCACTCGAATCCACtccaaataaaaagaagagtTCGCTACATGCGGATGATGCAAGATCGGGCAGCAGGGCATCAATTTACTCCAAAAGCTCATGTGAAACCAAGAAAAAATCTGTTGGAGACACCATTTCTCATAAGTCAGGATCTCTTCACTCAAACATTTCATCTACCAGTGAAGCAGAGGCAAATGCAGGTCCTGCTGAGGAGAAAAGCTCAAGAAGTACTGCCAGTGGCTGCAGTGAATCCTCAAAAAACTCAAAGAAGAGAAGCcataaagcagaaagcagcaagcCATCATCCCTCTACTCAAGTTTTTCAAGTCCTAAtggaaaagctggagagagTCATGCCAAGATTAGTTCAGAACCCTCTTCTTCAAAACAGGGAAGCATGAGTGGGAGTGTATGTTCAAAAGTTGACCACTCAGCTGAGGATGGCATTAGGAATGGAAAACCTACAAGTAGCTCCTCAAGAGTCTCTTCaaagtcagaaataaaagataaatgtGTGTTGACACAGATATCCCAGGAAACTGATGATAGGTGTTCACAGTCAAACATGTCCCTATCTTCAAAATCAAGGCagacaaacccaaaaaatcttCGTGTGAAGGTGTCAAACTCCAGCCGGGCATCGGTGTCGGAGACTATGTCAGTGTGCAGTCTGCACTGCCCTGCCCCACCAAAAGggaagccaaaaagaaaaaacatgcgTTCAACCATGTTGAAGAATTCCTCCATCAGCAGCATCGGCACCGAGTCTGTGATGACCGCAGgaagagagcagaaagaaattgTGGATTCCTCCAAAGCAACTTCCTATGGTTCTAAATCCACTGCAGCCAAAAAAGATGGTCAGAATAATAAAGTGACTGATGATATTTGCAgcaaaaaaacagaggaagaggTAGAAGACACAGGTGTTCAGGAGGAAGGAGGTGATTTAATGCCATCAGCTCTACCAAATACATCTCCAGAAGAAGTTGTGCAAGAATGGCTCAGAAAAATCCCTTCGGAAACGTTGCTTATGAAATACGAAATGGAGGATGACAGAGAGGAGGAATGTGCAGAGTCGACCACTGAGGTATCACACTGTACAAATGCTGAGGAAGccccagaggaggaaaaagctgaggaaaagaatgaggaggaggaggaggctgaaaAGGATGAAGCAAAGGATGAagtggaagaagagaaagcagaagacacaGCTATTATTGAAGAGGCTGAAGAATGCGTGAACCAGGAAGAAATCTCTGAGGTTGCAGCTGAAGCTGCCGAAGCTGAGCAGGCAGAATGCAACAAGTCTGTTACATCCAGCCAAAATAACAACAAGAGAGACCTGCCAACCTCTGTCCAGATGTCTGTCCAGATCATGAAGGCCTTGCTCAGTTCAAAGCACGAGACCAAATTTGACCGATCAAACAGCTTGCCTGAAGTGTCCCCCACAATGGGGAGAAAACTGAGTAATTCCGCTAACATTTTGATTTCTTGTCTTGCCAGCCTTCAGCTCCTTGATGAAGAGTCAGAGGATCCATCAGAAAACTCAAAACATTTGAATAAGTCAAGGTACACAGAgctgctaaatatttttcaagccCTCTGGTTTGGGTGCACTGCTGAAAGGAGCGGCCCAAGTTCAGGCCAAGAGGCAAGCAAGCCGGCAAAACCAGTGTCTGGGTCTAAGGTCCCAAAATCCATGGATCACGCCTTCACTGCCATGTCCTCCTCTGGGGTTGATGTTTGCAGTGGCTCTGGTGGCTCAGGAGAAGAGTGCACAGCTGGTGCCACGTTGGTGGCACAGAAAACCATGGAATGCAAATCAGCTGagcaaatggaaaatgcagagaCTGGCACAGAACTGACTGAGGTTGAGGAGCAAAGTAAAGAGGAAGAGCAGCCATCCTGCCCTTCCACAGCCTGCTCAGAGGCAAAAGatgagggaaaagcagagtCTGCTAGAGAGGAGTCTGTAATCCAGGAGGGAGAAGAGAATAAGGAGGATCAGGGCAGTAACTGTGAGCATGGTCaggaggaagggggagaaaatgaaaatgaggaagaaaacaaatcagctGAAActggagaacaggaaaaagCTGAAGCTGTGAATGACGAAGTCCCACAAGAAAAGCCTGAAGAGGAAGCTGATCAGCCAGAGACCACTGGTGATGCTGATGTTGGTGATGCTGATGTCAGGACAGAGCTGAAAGATGAATTGCAAGAGCAGCCCCAAGAAGAGTCTCCAAATGACCCTGAGCCCAAAGTCAATACACCCACCATTGTGGACACATCTGTTGTCAAGCAAAACTCCGTGGATCCAGACCCAACCTGGGTCCTGAGACTACTCAAGAAAATCGAGAAGGAGTTCATGGCTCACTATGTCAATGCCATGAATGAGTTTAAAGTCAGGTGGAACCTGCAGGACAACCAGCAGATGGATGCAATGATACTGGAGCTGAAGGAGGAAGTGAGTAAAAGGATACAAAAGAGCATAGAGAAAGAGTTGAGGAAGATCaaaagcagggctggaaggaggatGCCAAGGCCTCCAGAAGAGCCACCCACACGCGAGTCCAAACTCCAAACTGAGCAGAGGAGATGGCGACTTCAAACTATGCACAAAAAGTCCCTCTTTGGAGACAAGAATGGTGCCCAAATGAGGCTGGAGGAGACGTCAGACTTATCATTAGATGTAGACAATGACTTTAACCTTAGTGCAGCCTTGGAGGACAGCATTAACAAACAATCCAGTGAGGAGGAATATTGCCCATGTGACTCCTGTGTAAGGAAAAAACTGGCTTCCAGGCCTGCCAGAGCCCCTGTGGTGGCCACCAATGCCCCAGTCATGAAAGCCTTTGATTTGCAGAAAATCCTGAGGCTGAAGAAAGATGACAATGAGGAAGCCATTGTTGCAgaagcagcccaggacaccaAAACACTTCCCAATGGTTCTGTGGAGGAAGGGGCAGAAAACGAGGAGAAGGATGAGGAGCAACCTCAGACAGATGAAAGAGAAGCGGAGGATGATGACAGAAAAGAGCCAGAATTAAATGAAGATGATAGTGCAACGTTGAATGGAGATGGAGAAGAACCTGAAGTAGCAGATAGTCAAAACGCTGAGGTGGAGGATGAGGCCAGAATTGAAGAAAccaaagaagaagcagaagaaggaggggaagaaacacaaggagaagaagagaaagaggaagaagaaatggccaaggctgaagaggaggaaataaaagagaaggatGGTGAAACTAATGAAGATGAGGAAGttaaagaggaagaagcagaagaaactaaggaggaagaggaactaaatgaggaggaagagaaggaagaagaagagggagtgaaggaggaagaagaaacaaaggaggaagaagggaaggaggaagaggaagaagcaaaggaagaagaagaagtgaaagaggaagaggaagggaaggaaggagaggaggaagcaaaagaggaggagggggaagcaaaagaggaagaggaagaagcaaatgaggaggaggaggaagaggccaaagaggaggaggaagcaaaaGAGGAAGANGGAagcaaaagaggaagaggaagaagcaaatgaggaggaggaggaagaggccaaagaggaggaggaagcaaaagaggaagaagcaaatgaggaggaggaaaaagaagagaaggaggaagaggaagaagaagcaaaagaggaagaggaggaagcgaaagaggaggaggaggaggaagcgaaagaggaggaggaggaggaagcgaaagaggaggaggaggaggaagcgaaagaggaggaggagaaggaagtgaaagaggaggaggaagaagaagcaaaagaagaggaggaggaagcaaaagaggaggaggaggaagtaaaagaggaggaggaagaagaagccaaagaggaggaagcaaaagaggatgaagaaaaagaagagaaggaggaagaggaagaagcaaaagagggggaggaagaagcaaaaaaggaggaggaggaggagggggaggaggaggagggggaagagaaggaggaagaagccaaagaggaggatgaagaagtcaaagaggaggaagaagaagggaaggaggaagaaacaaaagcggaggaagaagcaaaagaggaagaggaggaaggaaaagtggaggaggaagaa includes:
- the RP1L1 gene encoding retinitis pigmentosa 1-like 1 protein, whose translation is MTQVPADYLSTTSSYNYEPPLPSVARASTLTKVPPAKKITFFKSGDPQFAGVKMAINQRSFKSFNALMDDLSHRVPLPFGVRTITTPRGIHCISELDQLEDGGCYLCSDKKYVKPISITSGGHRPAPPRNSRPSSTMRRAAQEGKLEDYSTPFTHHGPRIPKKITLVKNGESGFRRSIILNRRNARSFKTLLDEITEILQFPVKKLYTVDGKKIDSMQALLHCPSVLVCVGREPFKPISMENLRKHSVEKLPNLPPRSNNGNNVNENNDNLSPSFFTPVNFGLKAKKSVIHPRSASSNRSMRFSLSSEKSYPNGLVASPDNGAPFSNGCSHPKAGDLVQSLVNDDIEKRVHVNKDGSLSVEMKVRFRLLNDETLQWSTQIKKSNLMNRLPCEESGVEEDSGLDPLRKMNPEASSEADDSLYPCDIDSYMSKLEESECDEAHCHSCGKKHQDYDIWKNPMHMSQREEPSVRSTWHTRSSCSSTSSRRRVVHKKMTSVDSIHTTSSEEFSEHIVRESSSYSETIKNRVAYRSVKKCMCRSDLSTGASNGEEQQEYTQTSTGNSQRPSSLGLMSHSSCENNLDTQDTPEDQEITKIISQNEDANCFEASSVKCLKDEEEEVESSRVGSVMSRSSLQSKQSKKNVCEETSSVGRSMSSSSLQKANQGDNSQCSTPANSVHSKSSNCTTPKEKTEQSDPSDDNPVVSSFSSESCPKKETEEVEAEQEESEVNEVSSVSAKTKPSQSIRGESSEGEQCSMQGTHRSKASDMNSKKSGSDENIPCSVSCSSRGSRKSKRSHIHLDAQSEISVSSLESTPNKKKSSLHADDARSGSRASIYSKSSCETKKKSVGDTISHKSGSLHSNISSTSEAEANAGPAEEKSSRSTASGCSESSKNSKKRSHKAESSKPSSLYSSFSSPNGKAGESHAKISSEPSSSKQGSMSGSVCSKVDHSAEDGIRNGKPTSSSSRVSSKSEIKDKCVLTQISQETDDRCSQSNMSLSSKSRQTNPKNLRVKVSNSSRASVSETMSVCSLHCPAPPKGKPKRKNMRSTMLKNSSISSIGTESVMTAGREQKEIVDSSKATSYGSKSTAAKKDGQNNKVTDDICSKKTEEEVEDTGVQEEGGDLMPSALPNTSPEEVVQEWLRKIPSETLLMKYEMEDDREEECAESTTEVSHCTNAEEAPEEEKAEEKNEEEEEAEKDEAKDEVEEEKAEDTAIIEEAEECVNQEEISEVAAEAAEAEQAECNKSVTSSQNNNKRDLPTSVQMSVQIMKALLSSKHETKFDRSNSLPEVSPTMGRKLSNSANILISCLASLQLLDEESEDPSENSKHLNKSRYTELLNIFQALWFGCTAERSGPSSGQEASKPAKPVSGSKVPKSMDHAFTAMSSSGVDVCSGSGGSGEECTAGATLVAQKTMECKSAEQMENAETGTELTEVEEQSKEEEQPSCPSTACSEAKDEGKAESAREESVIQEGEENKEDQGSNCEHGQEEGGENENEEENKSAETGEQEKAEAVNDEVPQEKPEEEADQPETTGDADVGDADVRTELKDELQEQPQEESPNDPEPKVNTPTIVDTSVVKQNSVDPDPTWVLRLLKKIEKEFMAHYVNAMNEFKVRWNLQDNQQMDAMILELKEEVSKRIQKSIEKELRKIKSRAGRRMPRPPEEPPTRESKLQTEQRRWRLQTMHKKSLFGDKNGAQMRLEETSDLSLDVDNDFNLSAALEDSINKQSSEEEYCPCDSCVRKKLASRPARAPVVATNAPVMKAFDLQKILRLKKDDNEEAIVAEAAQDTKTLPNGSVEEGAENEEKDEEQPQTDEREAEDDDRKEPELNEDDSATLNGDGEEPEVADSQNAEVEDEARIEETKEEAEEGGEETQGEEEKEEEEMAKAEEEEIKEKDGETNEDEEVKEEEAEETKEEEELNEEEEKEEEEGVKEEEETKEEEGKEEEEEAKEEEEEEAKEEEGEAKEEEEEANEEEEEEAKEEEEEEEEEAKEEEEAKEEEANEEEEKEEKEEEEEEAKEEEEEAKEEEEEEAKEEEEEEAKEEEEEEAKEEEEKEEVKEEEEEEAKEEEAKEDEEKEEKEEEEEAKEGEEEAKKEEEEEGEEEEGEEKEEEAKE